DNA sequence from the Candidatus Bathyarchaeota archaeon genome:
AATAGGGTGATATGTGCGTTTTCTACTGGGTTTGTTCCGTTTGTGATGTGGATTGTGATTGGAACTTGTTGAATATGGCCAACTGTGTAAGCGCTTGGGGTGATAGAGACGTCTAGTGATGTAAGGTTTTGAACACGTATGGTTATCACAGCAGTATTGTTACTTTCACGGCCGAAATCGTCCATTACGGTGACGGTTGCGTTATAGGTTCCAAGTGAAGAATATTTATGAACAAAAATTGATAGTGTCGTCCAATCGCTGTTACCTCCGTCTCCGAAATCGAAAAGGTATTTGTCGACACGTCTGTCGTCGCTTGAATTTGTGGCGATAAATGTGACAATTTGATTTGGAGGAACCAATGTCTTGTCTGTCAGAAGCTTTGCTGTGGGGGGTGTGTTGATGTAGCCAATTGGAGCGGTTAAAAAGAATATGAAATCCAGATTAACTCCATTGCCACCTACGGGGTTGCCTTTTCCAGTTGGGTTTAACGATATGTGGTAGGGTCCGCTTTCGTGGCCCCAGTAGTTGTATTCTGCACTAATGGTAGCGTTAAATGAGACGCCCACATTCATACCGTATTCATTGCCGTAAATGTCGTTGTAATAAGCTACGTGATCCTTTCCTCCTTTGTAAAAAATTCCGATAGTGTTGTATGAAATGGAATTCCTAGTGATGTATGTGTTTGCTTGGCCTGTAATGTAAAATCCTTTGTTGTTTGCGGAAAGAATGTTGTTGACAATAACGAGACCGCTGTAAGCATTTGCGTCAAGTTGTATTCCGCTTTGCGTGTTAGACATCACAATGTTTTCTGTTATGCTTACTCCTGTGGTTGAGCTTCCGGTTAAGAGTATGCCGTTTTTATTCGAGCTTATTGTATTATTTTGTATGGTAACTTGATTGTTACCAGTTATGTAGACACCGCTCTCAAGGTTGTTGGCTATTTCATTGTATTTCACTTCTGCTATGCTATTTTCTATGGTGATTCCGTTTTGAGAGTTATTGGTTATTTCGCAGTTTTCGATTTTCACGTTGCTGTTTTCTATGGTTATGGCGTTTTTTGCGTATTGTATACTACAGTATGTTAATGTAGAAGGTTCAGTTCCGTTAAACTTGATTGTGTTCCAATCTCCTGCTTTTGGTTGGTCTTTGTTTGAGGTAAATGTTATCGTGTTATTTTCTTCACCGATTGCAGAAAGACTTCCCCTCACATTTAGTGAAAAGTCTCCTCCAAATCTTACTTGAACTCCAGGCTCTATTGTTAATGTGGCAGTTGGGTAAACGGTTATGTTTTTGGACACTGTAAATGGGCTATCTGTTAGCGTCCAAACGGTGTCTTGGGTAATGTCCCCTTCTATGTAAGTTGCGCTTGCAGTAAAAATGAACAGTCTGTCTGCGAATGCTAATGCACTTACGGTTATGACTATTAAAAGACAGGATAGTTTCAACTTTTCTTTCAAGCGTTCACACATCCGAGGTTTAAGATCAAATTATCTTCTCGGAGATACTGAGTTTAAACATTATGAATTTGAAATAGAGTTTCACGATTAATTTGTTACATGGCTAGTTATGCTTGAGAAAGAACTAAACGATTCTGTCATACCGTTGCTTCAGGCTTTCAAAAAGAGTCATATATCTTAGAAAGATTCAGTTAGTTTACTCTTACTTTCTGTTTTTGAGTTGGTTCTTGGTTTGATTTTGTAACGTTATTTGCGTGTATCTCTCTCTTATAGACCCCCCTATACCCCCCCTAATTTTTCTTATAGTTTCGTATGTCTCTCTCTTTAGACCCCCCCTATAATTTTTTTAGTTTTTCACAGAGCTTGTTTTTGGTTGGTTTTTTGAAATTAAGCTTGGAAATGGTTTATCCCACGATAGGATTAGATGGGAAAAGATACAAAAAGATATAGAAAGATAGGAAAAGATACGAAAAGATGGGAAAAGATATGGAAAGGTGAGCCAGTTTGCCCCTTAACAAAAGAGCCGAAAATCTCTATCTCTTTCACCTTATATTTTCCCTTCAACTCTTCCCTATGCTCTGCTAGAATGCTTTTTATCTCTTCAAGTGTTTTCATATTCTTCACACATTGGATTAAAGAGTTAAATGAATTAAGCCTTAGCTTCACTCTAGCATGTTTTTGACCGTTAAGAGAAAACCTCTTGCTTTGTTTAAGCAGTATCTAGCATCTTTTTCGCTGCTTTCTGTTTCGAGTCCATAAAGTGTCTCATGCCTGTCTATTCTGATGGAGTTTAAGGTGTTGATTAGAGATCCGCTTAGTCGCCCGGTGTTCACGTATTTTTCCCTCAGATATTCAATTAGACAGACATGGCTCTTTTCAATGATTCCATCCTTGAACAATATTGCTCTTGCCGCGTGGAACATGGTAGTATAGGCGAGAACTACTGTTGCGTCCAACAATCCGTGGTTGAATGCTCTCTCAGCCTCGTTCAACTTGGCTCCTGCAACCTCAATTGGTCTCTTACTTTTTGCTAAGTCTGGTCTTTCTCTTCTCAACAGTCTCTTTCTGAAGCATTCATTCAATCTCATCATTTCACTACCGGAAGGTTGCCTTGAAGCACGATGCTGTCAACTAATATTCTCTCATAGAACGCCTTGTCCTTTTTTGCTTTTTCTTCCCATTCGTGTGGGGTGTAAATGAGGATGGTGACTTTTCTTTTTATTTTCTTCTCGAATTTGCTCAAGTTAAACCGTTCTGTTTTTCTCCCCACGATAAGCAGGTCCATGTCGCTTTCCGGATCGTCTTTTCCTCGAGCGCAACTTCCATATAATATGATCGAAGAGTTTGGATAAGTATTCTTTAAGAAATCTATCAACGGCTTCGCGTGCATCATGAAATAACTGAGTTTTATATACCTGAAGCTGAGGTTTTCCAGATTAGCCTTAAACAACACAAGGTTAGCTTTCCTACTCTTTATGAGAAACTTGCTTTCACTGTAGAAGTCGAGGAATCTCTTCGCTGTGCTTGGGCTTACATCGGCAAGTTTTGCTATTTCCCGTAGGTGGAAGTCGCGATATGGCTCTTTGAAAAAGACGACGAGAATGCGAAGTCCCGGATAGTGAAATGGGTTTTTCATCGAACAATCGTTTCATCTATAGAACAAGTGTTCTCTTAAAAACCTTCCGCTCATGCTCGGTCCAACCAGATCGATGTCTACGGAGCCTACATATGAATTGTAGGTGAACACTGCCCAGTCACCGATTAGAGTGGGTGTGGGTCCGTGTAATGAGAGCCAGTCTAGAAGGTTAAGAAGGTTATTGTAGGATTCTTGAGCGAGGATTTTAGTTTGGCTCATTTGTGCCACATCTCTATGAATTCAACTGCTACATCTCTTCCCACATCGCTGCAGAAAAGGTCTATGGCTGTCTGGGTGGGCGAACAGATTGAGAATTCTTCCACCGTTCTGGTCTGTTCCAATCTTAGAGCTGTTCCGAAAATGTAGTTTTATCCTATCCTATTTCTTGATAGGAACAGATTTATAAGTAGTACTAACAATCTTTTACTTGAGGTAAAGCGTATGCGACCCATCGTGAAGGTGACCAGAAGAGGGCAAACCACGATTCCCGTGGAGTTTAGGGAGAAATTTGGAATTAAGGAGGGCGACGAGTTAGTGGTGGAATCCACCGAGGATGGGTTGCTGTTTAAGGTTATCCCTAGGCTTGAAGACTTGGCTGGCGTTTATGCAAAGTTTGGCAATGTGAAGGAGATCAAGCTGGAAATTGAGAAACTCAGAGAGGAGTACTAGCTTGAGGGAAGTTGTAGACACAAGATTTCTTATCGAACACTTCTACTCAGACCAAACTGAAACAAGGCGCAGAACATCGGAAAAACTAAGGGAACTAACCAAGCGAAAAGAGGGTTTACTTCCAACGATAGTAATCGGTGAAACCATTCAGATGGTCTGTGAAAAAATAGGGAAAGAAGAGGCAGAGATTTGTTACCTATCACTCATAAGAAGCGGACTAGAAATCCAAGATCTAAATCAAAACATCGCAAAAGAAGCTGGATTGCTAAAATGTCGACATAGAAACATACCCATGGGCGACTGCATAATTGCCGCAACAGCCACAATTAATAGAGCAAAAGTACTTTCAGATGATCCCCATTTCGATGCCATAAAAGAAATAAAACGTACATGGATCTGAAAACTTTTCTAACATTTTTCTCATCCATACACAACTTTTGGTTTTATCTTGAAAATTTTGTCCAAACCCACTTCGCTAAAAACCGATAGTATCGCTGAAAACCGATACCACAGAACATCAAGACGATATCATTTGGGTGACTAATTGCATGCATGCAACAATTATGTAGAACAGCGAACAACAGGCAATTCTTAATGGAGCTTTGGTGGGCTTAGCCTACATCGTTAGCCAAGGAAAAATTCATGCAAAAAATCAAGAAGGTAGCCGAGAAAACCGGGGAATCGGTAGGGCAAATAATCGATCAGCTAATAGAAAAATACTTGTAACGTTTGTAGGGTTGTGTAAAAGAGTTCTCATGCTGTTTTAAGCGTTCTGGCTTTGAAGTCAATTATGGTTATGCCTACAACTTCATTGTCTGTGATTCTGTATATGACTCCGTCTTCAACCTCTACGCTGTCTTTGGCTTCTCTTGGTTCTCCAAAGCTCATATAAAGGACGTCGGCTTCTTGGTCGTAGTCTAGGTTGATCTTTTCTAGGCTTATTGCAGCTTTCTCCATATTATTTCGCCCTTAACTTTAGCTACATTAGAAGTGAAGTAGGCGGTTATAATAGCTTTTTCTTCACGGAGCTCACGATAGACAACCACAAGATATTTTGGTCCTATATGTAGTGCGGGATAAAACCTTAATGCTTTGAGCTCACTCCTTACTCCCTTAACCAACATATCAGGA
Encoded proteins:
- a CDS encoding PKD domain-containing protein, whose amino-acid sequence is MCERLKEKLKLSCLLIVITVSALAFADRLFIFTASATYIEGDITQDTVWTLTDSPFTVSKNITVYPTATLTIEPGVQVRFGGDFSLNVRGSLSAIGEENNTITFTSNKDQPKAGDWNTIKFNGTEPSTLTYCSIQYAKNAITIENSNVKIENCEITNNSQNGITIENSIAEVKYNEIANNLESGVYITGNNQVTIQNNTISSNKNGILLTGSSTTGVSITENIVMSNTQSGIQLDANAYSGLVIVNNILSANNKGFYITGQANTYITRNSISYNTIGIFYKGGKDHVAYYNDIYGNEYGMNVGVSFNATISAEYNYWGHESGPYHISLNPTGKGNPVGGNGVNLDFIFFLTAPIGYINTPPTAKLLTDKTLVPPNQIVTFIATNSSDDRRVDKYLFDFGDGGNSDWTTLSIFVHKYSSLGTYNATVTVMDDFGRESNNTAVITIRVQNLTSLDVSITPSAYTVGHIQQVPITIHITNGTNPVENAHITLFSVHKRRLDHALNMHASFLPSSGFTNSTGYFVTMLSPPNVTQITNIRITATASKNGYADGSDHEYLAVLPPLLVQVTADPSLIESEATSQVTAHVTYNGQPVANALVTISSDSNGNFSAETGITDSNGNITVVFTAPQAFTQLNVMITATATKTGYADGEDQVEITVNPGTLNVQITANPVAVESRTSSTITVGVTYNANPVADAEVTILSDGGGDFSVTSQVTDSNGNAAFTFTAPQTTTQLNVNIKATATKSGYTDGESQREITITPEAAPGDGGVGGLPLTTLLLIVVPIIVVAIVAVMIKLKIIYLAPE
- a CDS encoding HEPN domain-containing protein; translation: MMRLNECFRKRLLRRERPDLAKSKRPIEVAGAKLNEAERAFNHGLLDATVVLAYTTMFHAARAILFKDGIIEKSHVCLIEYLREKYVNTGRLSGSLINTLNSIRIDRHETLYGLETESSEKDARYCLNKARGFLLTVKNMLE
- a CDS encoding nucleotidyltransferase domain-containing protein, which produces MKNPFHYPGLRILVVFFKEPYRDFHLREIAKLADVSPSTAKRFLDFYSESKFLIKSRKANLVLFKANLENLSFRYIKLSYFMMHAKPLIDFLKNTYPNSSIILYGSCARGKDDPESDMDLLIVGRKTERFNLSKFEKKIKRKVTILIYTPHEWEEKAKKDKAFYERILVDSIVLQGNLPVVK
- a CDS encoding AbrB/MazE/SpoVT family DNA-binding domain-containing protein, producing MRPIVKVTRRGQTTIPVEFREKFGIKEGDELVVESTEDGLLFKVIPRLEDLAGVYAKFGNVKEIKLEIEKLREEY
- a CDS encoding type II toxin-antitoxin system VapC family toxin, which produces MRNSERSTSLREVVDTRFLIEHFYSDQTETRRRTSEKLRELTKRKEGLLPTIVIGETIQMVCEKIGKEEAEICYLSLIRSGLEIQDLNQNIAKEAGLLKCRHRNIPMGDCIIAATATINRAKVLSDDPHFDAIKEIKRTWI
- a CDS encoding DUF2283 domain-containing protein, which produces MEKAAISLEKINLDYDQEADVLYMSFGEPREAKDSVEVEDGVIYRITDNEVVGITIIDFKARTLKTA